A section of the Clostridium omnivorum genome encodes:
- the gcvPB gene encoding aminomethyl-transferring glycine dehydrogenase subunit GcvPB encodes MIEYNKLIFEVSKEGRKGYSLPACDVPEVDVEEVIPKNFTRQNQLNFPEVSEVDVIRHFTLLSNKNFGVDTGFYPLGSCTMKYNPKINEDMAANPHFTEVHPYQSEDTVQGCLELMYELGGMLSEIAGMKQVSLHPAAGAHGELSGLMVIKAYHESRGDFKRKKIIVPDSAHGTNPASASVAGFEIVEIKSDINGAVDLESLKAVLGDDIAGLMLTNPSTLGMFESNITEIARLVHEVGGLLYYDGANMNAIMGVTRPGDMGFDVVHLNLHKTFATPHGGGGPGSGPIGVKEKLVPFLPVPVIEKVNGKYTLNYDKPQSIGKVKNFYGNFGVMVRAYTYIKTMGAEGLKKASEMAVLNANYLKDRLNETYYLPIDKVCKHEFVLGGLDKEKYEVTTLDVAKRLLDYGYHPPTIYFPLIVDNAIMIEPTETESLETLDGFVETMKKIAKEAKEDPELLKTAPHSTIVRRIDEVRAARTPILKWTKAVE; translated from the coding sequence ATGATTGAGTACAATAAATTGATATTTGAAGTGTCTAAAGAAGGAAGAAAAGGCTATTCTCTTCCAGCTTGTGATGTTCCAGAGGTAGATGTTGAAGAGGTTATTCCTAAGAACTTTACTAGACAAAACCAATTAAATTTCCCAGAGGTAAGTGAGGTAGATGTAATAAGACATTTTACTTTGCTTTCAAATAAGAATTTTGGTGTGGATACAGGCTTCTATCCTCTAGGCTCCTGCACTATGAAGTATAATCCAAAGATTAATGAGGACATGGCAGCAAATCCTCATTTTACAGAAGTTCATCCTTATCAATCAGAGGATACAGTACAGGGATGTCTTGAACTTATGTATGAACTTGGAGGAATGCTTTCAGAGATTGCAGGGATGAAGCAAGTAAGCTTACATCCAGCTGCAGGTGCTCATGGAGAACTCTCAGGACTTATGGTGATAAAAGCTTATCACGAAAGCAGAGGAGACTTTAAAAGAAAGAAAATTATAGTTCCAGACTCCGCTCATGGTACAAATCCAGCAAGTGCTTCAGTAGCAGGCTTTGAAATAGTTGAAATAAAATCGGATATAAATGGTGCTGTGGATCTAGAAAGCCTAAAGGCAGTTCTAGGGGATGATATAGCAGGTTTGATGCTAACAAACCCAAGTACACTTGGAATGTTTGAAAGCAATATTACTGAAATTGCAAGGCTTGTACATGAAGTTGGAGGATTATTATACTATGATGGCGCTAATATGAATGCCATTATGGGAGTAACCAGACCAGGAGATATGGGCTTTGATGTAGTTCATCTTAATCTTCATAAAACCTTTGCTACACCTCATGGAGGAGGAGGTCCTGGAAGTGGACCAATAGGTGTTAAGGAAAAACTTGTACCATTCTTACCTGTTCCGGTTATTGAAAAGGTAAATGGCAAGTATACGCTAAACTATGATAAACCTCAATCTATAGGAAAAGTTAAGAACTTTTATGGTAATTTTGGAGTAATGGTTAGAGCCTATACTTATATAAAAACTATGGGGGCGGAAGGTCTTAAAAAGGCTAGTGAAATGGCAGTCCTAAACGCTAATTATTTAAAGGATAGACTTAATGAAACCTACTATTTACCTATTGATAAAGTGTGCAAGCATGAATTCGTATTAGGAGGACTGGATAAGGAAAAATATGAAGTTACTACTTTAGATGTAGCAAAAAGGCTTCTTGACTATGGATATCATCCTCCAACTATATACTTCCCGCTTATTGTGGATAATGCAATAATGATAGAGCCTACTGAAACAGAGAGCCTTGAAACATTAGACGGCTTTGTTGAAACAATGAAAAAAATAGCTAAAGAAGCTAAGGAAGATCCAGAACTGCTGAAAACAGCTCCTCACAGTACCATTGTGAGAAGGATAGATGAAGTTAGAGCTGCAAGAACACCTATATTAAAGTGGACTAAGGCAGTTGAGTAA